A DNA window from Hordeum vulgare subsp. vulgare chromosome 1H, MorexV3_pseudomolecules_assembly, whole genome shotgun sequence contains the following coding sequences:
- the LOC123400767 gene encoding GATA transcription factor 12-like, translating to MKPYGAMHQSHVRQARGASHTDDVAGSGTVGPPAFVSALYIPDDPLDDVMQCLGDGTEDGFAGGAWFDDFCGGSMDMSMRAGTDFLKMLQELPDPEKTSVIAVDGSNGTTPTPTPTATETATAVPDRPAVATNRWSSLPFSDHMDDDGDDDQYVMSSSDSSSEDDDTDAQWHPYEGKQSYAANRRQPKHQSGPAAERKQQTETVVRPVVPRSVVITVDGGGGCRDSHWCRNCGISETPLWRAGPQGPKTLCNACGLRYKNKLAAPPTTKRPRAAKPSSAKSKKHSGKPLAGGATVARKKRSAASRVD from the coding sequence ATGAAGCCTTACGGCGCGATGCACCAAAGCCATGTCCGCCAAGCGCGGGGCGCCTCTCACACCGACGACGTCGCCGGCAGCGGCACCGTCGGGCCGCCGGCCTTCGTCTCCGCACTCTACATCCCCGACGACCCGCTCGACGACGTCATGCAGTGCCTCGGCGACGGCACGGAGGATGGCTTCGCCGGCGGCGCGTGGTTCGACGACTTCTGCGGCGGCAGCATGGACATGTCGATGCGCGCCGGGACGGATTTCCTGAAAATGCTGCAGGAGCTCCCGGACCCAGAGAAAACGTCCGTCATTGCCGTCGACGGCTCCAATGGaacgacgccgacgccgacgccgacagCAACCGAAACTGCCACCGCTGTGCCGGACAGGCCAGCCGTGGCGACTAACCGCTGGTCCTCGTTGCCGTTCAGCGACCACATGGACGATGATGGGGACGACGACCAATATGTGATGTCGTCGAGCGATTCCTCGTCGGAGGACGACGACACCGACGCCCAGTGGCACCCATATGAGGGCAAGCAGAGTTACGCCGCGAACCGCCGGCAGCCGAAGCATCAGAGCGGCCCCGCGGCAGAGAGGAAGCAGCAAACGGAAACCGTCGTGCGGCCGGTGGTGCCGCGCAGCGTGGTGATCACCGTTGACGGCGGAGGCGGTTGCAGGGACAGTCACTGGTGCCGCAACTGCGGCATCTCGGAGACCCCGCTGTGGCGCGCTGGCCCGCAGGGGCCCAAGACGCTGTGCAACGCGTGCGGTTTGCGGTATAAGAACAAGCTAGCGGCGCCGCCGACCACTAAGCGCCCCCGGGCGGCGAAACCAAGTAGCGCCAAAAGCAAGAAACACTCCGGCAAGCCGTTGGCGGGCGGTGCGACGGTGGCGAGGAAGAAGCGCAGTGCCGCAAGTCGCGTGGACTGA